The nucleotide sequence GCGTTTTGTTTATGTGCGTATATATAGCGGAACATTGCATTTGAGGGATGTTATTAGAATATCTGAAAAAGAGAAAATAAAAATCACAGAGATGTGTGTTCCGACAAACGGTGAATTATATTCATCCGATACAGCCTGCTCTGGTGATATTGTAATTTTACCAAATGATGTTTTGCAGCTAAACAGTATTTTGGGGAACGAAATACTGTTGCCGCAGAGAAAATTTATTGAAAATCCTCTCCCTATGCTCCAAACAACGATTGCAGTAAAGAAATCTGAACAGCGGGAAATATTGCTTGGGGCACTTACAGAAATTTCAGATGGCGACCCTCTTTTAAAATATTATGTGGATACTACAACGCATGAGATTATACTTTCTTTTTTGGGGAATGTGCAGATGGAAGTCATTTGTGCCATCCTTGAGGAAAAATATCATGTGGAGGCAGAAATAAAAGAGCCTACTGTTATATATATGGAAAGACCGCTTAGAAAAGCAGAATATACCATCCACATAGAAGTCCCGCCAAATCCTTTCTGGGCTTCTGTCGGGTTGTCCATAGAGCCGCTCCCTATTGGAAGCGGAGTGCAGTATGAAAGCAGAGTTTCACTTGGATATTTAAATCAATCGTTCCAAAATGCGGTTATGGAGGGGGTTCTTTATGGCTGCGAGCAGGGGCTGTATGGATGGAAAGTGACAGACTGTAAAATCTGTTTTGAATATGGATTGTATTATAGTCCTGTAAGTACCCCCGCAGACTTTCGGCTGCTTTCCCCTATCGTATTGGAGCAGGCTTTAAAAAAAGCAGGGACAGAACTATTAGAGCCATATCTCCACTTTGAAATTTATGCACCGCAGGAATATCTCTCACGGGCGTATCATGATGCTCCAAGGTATTGTGCAGATATTGTAAGTACTCAGATAAAGAATGACGAGGTCATTCTGAAAGGAGAAATCCCTGCTAGATGTATTCAAGAATACAGGAACGATTTAACTTATTTCACAAATGGGCAGGGAGTCTGCTTGACAGAGTTAAAAGGATACCAGCCAGCTATTGGTAAATTTATTTGCCAACCCCGCCGCCCGAATAGCCGTATAGATAAGGTTCGGCATATGTTCCACAAGTTAGCTTAACAGCTTGCAAAAGTCATATAAAATGAGATTTGAAAGGATTAGAGACTAATTATGATGAAATGCGAATGGATATTGTGTCCTGTTTGTGGGAGCAAAACCCGTAATAAAATTAGGAAGGACACTGTTTTGGAGAATTATCCCCTTTATTGTCCAAAATGCAGACAAGAAAGATTGATTAAAGTTGACAACTTGAAGATAACTGTCATCAAAGAGCCAGACGCTTAAGACGCAGAGCCGATGAAATTGTGGAACAATTCACGAATCATCGGCTCTTTTTGTTTCGTATTTGAAAGAACAAACTCACCAAATAAAAAAAACGATATTCGGGTGGGTTATTTTGTTATACCCTAAATTACCCTCTGAATTTGTTTTTAAATTTGGAGGGATTTTTAGTACCATATAAGTGTAAGAGATAAGGCATATCAATAGTGCTTTACCTTCTGCACTTATTTTTTTATGATAAGGGAGTAATTGGTCTGGCGAAGCGATTTTTGGATTAACCACATCCGTCATAAAAACCGTCAACCATCCCTTATTATAAGCAGTCGTTTAAGCAGGTTGAAACCCGTAAGGTGCTTTCGTGTAACGAACTAAAATGAGTGGTAATAAGTGTGGATGGGACAATTACAGATTTATTTTGGAGGTTACAGATGATAAGTGTAGGAATTGATGTGTCAAAAGAAAAAAGTACCGTATGTATCTTAAAGCCTTATGGTGAGGTTGTGAGCAGGCCTTTTGAAGTCTGTCATGTGGAGAAAGAACTGTCCGAACTGACTTCCATGCTGCTGCGTCTGAATGATGACATCCGTGTGGTCATGGAAGCTACTGGGATCTACCATCTGCCTGTATTAAGCTATCTGAAAGAAAAAGGGCTGTTTGTGGCAGTGATTAATCCATTTGAGATGAAGGAATACCGCTGTCAGGGGTTAAGACGTGTGAAAACGGATAAGCAGGATGCCATTACAATCTCTAACTATGGGATTGACCATTGGTACAGGCTGAAGGACTATGAGGCAGAAGAAAGCGTCTATGCGGAGCTGAAGCTTTTGGGAAGGCAGTACCGTCACTATATGCGGATGCGTGTGGAGAGCGTGTTGGAACTGACTCATCTTCTGGACTATACGATGCCTGGGATCAAAACGCTGCTGAAAGGCTGGAATGAAACAAATGGGAAAGATAAGCTGGGGGATTTTGCGGAAGAATACTGGCATTATGACAATATCACGAAGAAACCGGAGGAACAGTTTATAGAGAGCTATCTGAAATGGGCAAAAGAGAAGGGATACCATCAGAGCCAGGATAAAGCCGTCAAGATCTATGCACTGGCAAAAGAAGGCATCCCCACAGTACCCTCCGATACCCCATCGACCAAAATGCTGGTACAGGAGGCAGTACGGGTGTTACGAGAAGTCGATAACACTCTGATGACCATTCTAACACAGATGCAGGCATTAGCCAAGAGTCTGCCGGAATATCCGGTTGTCAGGGCAATGGGAGGTGTTGGAAATGTCCTTGCGCCTAAATTGATTGCAGAGATTGGGGATGTGAGAAGATTCCATAGCGGAAAAGCCCTGATAGCCCACGCAGGAATCGACGCGCCGCCCTATCAGTCAGGGCAGTTTATGGGGACAGAGAGGAAAATATCCAAGAGAGGTTCTTCCAGCCTGCGAAAGATTGGATATGAAGTGATGAGATGTCTGAAAACCCATAAAGAGCCAGCAGACGCAGCAGTGTATAGATTTATTTTGAAGAAAGAAAAAGAAGGAAAGTCAAAACGTGCAGCAAAAATAGCGGGATTAAATAAATTCCTTAGGATTTATTATGCACGTGTGATGGAAGTATACCAGAAGTAAAAAGAACTAAAACAGCGGATACGGCAGACCGGATTTTCCACCGGTCTAATTGTCGTAGGAAAAATTCATACGAAAAATATATTTAAAAACCTGCTAAAAAGTCTTGACTTTTGTTAGCAGGTTTTTATGTCCTTTTTTCGGGCAGTTATCTATCTGCTCATACGAAGCAAAATTTATCAATACATAGCATATCAGAGAACGGCAGGAAACCAGTTAAAAAAATTTCTGCCAGTGCAACGGTACTTCTCACCTTGAAAGTAGAAGTACAATCTCCATACAATAGAATTACTATTTCCTATAACCGTAAAGGTCACAGAGCCTTTGCGGTTTTTCTTTTGTCGATTTTTGTTGGAAAGTGCCGTAGGGCTGTTTCTGATATGCGGTGTCGTTCTCCGCCTCTCCATCTGGATTTTTTACATTTCAAAAATTCAGATGGGAGGTATTTATGGTGAAATATGCACCAAGAAAGGTATATATCAGAGAAAGTGGCGGCTATGTGGAATTATCCTACACGGAGTTCTGCCGTTGCAGGGAATCCGACCAGACCTATATGGACAAGCTGTTTATCCCCATTCAAGGCTGTCTGCTTGAAGTCGTGAGGGAGCAATACACAGACTTCTACCGTGACAAGGAACGGTGGCGTTATCTGCAAAAATTAGATACAAAGAATAGACTGCTATCTCTCGACGGATTTACGGACAGCGAGGGGAATCCTCTGGACTTTATCACTGATGAAGCGGTGGACATTGCAGAAACCGTTGTCAATGCGGTCATGGTGGACAGGCTGAAAGCCGCCCTGCCTTTGCTGTCGGATAGTGAACAGGAGCTGATACAGGCAATCTTTTTTGACGGACTTTCCGAGCGTGAAGTCGGGGCGAGGTTGGGCATAACCCAGAGCGTTGTAAACAAACGCAAAGCCAGAATCCTAATAAAACTAAGAAAGATAATAGAAAATTAAAATTTAAGGCGTTCAGCCCCCTTGTTTTTTCCTTTGGGAAGATGAGGGGGCTTTTCTCTGCCCTCTCAATCAATTCTGATTGGAGGAAGTAAGAATGGCATACAACCACGGACGGGAGGACAGGAAATGGCGTATCTGGAAAGAAGCGGAGGAAAAGCTGCTGCGTGAGTGCGGCGTTGATGAAGCGACCATTGAGCAGATACGCATGGCGGACAGGGCAGACTTCAATTCCAACAGGCGGTTTTACCGATGGACGAATGACGTTGCGGAATATCTTGAGGACATGGCAGGCAGGGAGCGGCAGGCGGAAGTGGGTACGGTTGCGGAGTTACTGGAAGAGATTGAGAGCGAAAATCTCTATCAAGTATTAGTCACGGTGGACGGGCGTACCTTGAAAATCGTCCTGCTGAAAATGCAGGGGTATTCCACAAAGGAGATTGCCCCGCTTGTGCATTTGACGACTGGTGCCATCTATGCGAGGTTAGACCATCTGCGGAAGAAGCTGCGGAAAATTTTATAGCTTCTAAAACAGCCTGCCATCCTGCGGGCTACTGGGTGAGGGATGGAAATCCCCTCACTCATTTTTTGCAGGAGGACAACAGGATGGCATACAGGGTTAAGGCATACACGCTTCGGGAGGAATCCACGGAAAGCGGCACAAGGTATTTTATCAGCTTTAAGGACGGGCAGGGCAAATCCCACGAGTTGGAAGTGTCGGAACAGTTCTTTATGGAGTTTCGGCAGATGGAGCGCAGGAACAGGAATCTTTTCTAATGGGACGAGCGGCACAGGGAGTTTAACGAGGTATGGGACGAAACCCTTTACAGACGGGCGTTGCGTGTGCCTAAGAGCCTTGATGAACGCATGGTTGAGGAAGAACGGAATGAAACGCTCTATAAGGCGGTTGGGAGCCTTCCAGAGATACAAAGGCGGCGTTTCCTGCTCTACTACGAGTATGAGTTCAATTTTTACCAAATCGCCGCTATGGAGCATTGCACCGCTTCGGCAATACAGAAATCTGTTGCGATTGCAAAGGAGAAAGTAAAGGCGGAAATTGAAGAAATATCTCCAACCGTGACCGACACCGCCCGAAAAAGAAATCTGTTTTTTATTTGTGTGGGATTGGCGGCATTACATACTCTCACTTTTTTCCGTGGGAGTAAATCTATTTTTAAGGAGGTCAACGCCTATGTGCAACGAAAACAAAGACACCGCCCGAAAGGAGGAAAGCCATGCAGAAGTTACAGACAGTCAACGCCGAAACGCTCCTTTATGAACCGCTTGAGAAACCATCCTTTGTGGTGGACAGCCTTATCCCGACAGGCTTATCGCTGTTCTGCGGCTCACAGAAGATAGGCAAAAGCTGGCTCATGCTGAAGCTATGCTTATGCGTGTCGCAGGGAATCCCTTTATGGGATATGCCGACAATGGAGGGCGATGTGCTTTACCTCTGCCTTGAGGACACGTTCTGCCGCATACAGGACAGGTTATTTCGTTTGACGGACGAAGCAAGCGGGCGGCTCCACTTTGCCGTGGCAAGCTGCAAGCTGTCAGACGGTCTTATCGTGCAGCTTGAAGATTATCTGAAAGATTACCCAGACAGCAGGCTCATTGTCATTGATACCTTGCAGAAAGTCCGTACAGCTTCAAAAGACAATGCCTATGCAAGCGACTATGGGGACATCTCCCTCATCAAAGACTTTGCCGACAGGCACTCTCTGGCGGTCATTGTCGTACACCACATCCGAAAGCAGAATGACAGCGACGTGTTCAACAAGGTGTCTGGGACGACAGGATTAACGGGGAGTGCGGACGCTACCTTTGTTCTGGAAAAGGAGAAACGTGCGTCTGACACCGCCAAGCTGTATGTGACGGGCAGGGACACGCCTTATCAGGAATACACGCTGCGTTTCCGTGATTGCCGTTGGGAGCTTGTGGAGCGGAAAACGCAGGAGCAGCTTGCGAAAGAAACGATACCAGATGTCCTTTTTCGGTTGGTGGATTTTATGAGGGATAAGGAAGAATGGATAGGCACGGCAACGGAACTGTTAGCCGCTATGGGGGAAACGGAAACCATACCCACGGTGATTACGAAATGGCTGAATGAATACCGCACCACATTTTTAAGCGAGAACCGTATCTGCTACCAGTACAGCCGCAGGAAAGACGGCAGGCGGATTGCCCTTGCAAGGAGGGCGGGTGACAGCGGTGATGGTGGTGACAGCGATATTAGGATACCCCCCTGTTACTGTCATTGACGCTTAAAGCCATGTAAAGCTGGCGGCTCTGCCCTGCGGGTGACAGCAGTGACGGTGGTGACAGTGATTTTAGGATACCCTGCCGCTGTCATCCCTACGGGAGAACACCCCGTAAACGCAAAATGCAGGCGTGAGATTTACTCGCCCTTTTCGGTCGTGTAAAACCACCCCTGCGGTCAGAAAAATCATTCCGATTTTTCCGACTGCGTTTACAGGGTGTAACACACTACACTTTGCCCTGCAAAGTCGTGTGCCAGACGTTCCCTCTGGACTCCCTTAAGGCAGGGCTGTGCCCTGCTATCCTACGCCTTACGGCTTCGGATAAAAGAATGGCGGCATGACGGTGACGGCTCTTGCGAGGGGGGTATCCCAAAAACACCGTCATCATCGACATGACCGTCATGCAGGGGGTGAGGGTGACAGTTGCGGCAGTCGGCAGGGGGTATCCCAAAACTGCTGTCACCACCGTCACCGCTGTCACCCCAAAGGACGGTCACCCGCCGAAAGAAAGGAGGAATCCGCCTATGCCTTATGCAATCCTGCGTTTCCAGAAACGAAAAGCGGGCGGCGTTGCGGCTTGTGAACGCCACAACGAGCGGAAGAAAGAAGCCTACAAAAGCAACCCAGATATAGATATGGAACGCTCTAAAAACAATTACCATCTCATAGCACCACCAAAGTACACCTACAAGAAAGAGATTAACCGCATGGTAGCCGAAGCGGGGTGCAGGACAAGGAAAGACAGCGTGATGATGGTGGAAACGCTCATCACAGCTTCACCAGAATTTATGAACCAGTTACCGCCCGAAGAACAAAAAGCGTATTTCCAGACGGCTCTTGACTTCATTTCGGAGCGTGTTGGAAAGCAGAATATCCTCTCCGCTGTCGTCCATATGGACGAGAGAACGCCCCATATGCACCTCTGCTTTGTGCCGATTACGCCAGACAATAAGCTGTCAGCGAAAGCTATCTTAGGCAACCAGAAATCATTATCCGAGTGGCAGACCGCCTACCATGAGCGGATGTCCTCACGGTGGAATCAGCTTGAACGGGGGCAGTCCTCAATGGAAACCAAGCGGAAACACGTCCCCACATGGCTCTATAAATTAGGCGGCAGGCTTGATAAACAGTATGAAGAAATCGTGTCTGCCCTATCCGACATCAACGCCTTTAACGCAGGGAAGAAAAGGGATAAAGCGTTAGATTTACTCTCTGCATGGCTGCCAGACGTGGAGAAATTCTCTAAGGAAATCGGGAAACAGCAGGCGTATATCGACAGTTTGAAAGAGAGAATTGGGCAGGAATCAGACTATGCGGGGCGTATGCGTGATGAAAAGTACGAGCAGGAACTAAAGGTGCAGAAAGCGAATCAGAAGATATTTGAATTGCAGAGAACCAACGAGCAGATGGGGCGGCTGCTGTCAAAAATACCGCCCGAAGTGTTGGAAGAATTGCAGAAAAATCATAGAAGCAGAGCGAAAGAAAGGTAGATATGTGAATGAAGAAACAGGATTTTAAGGTGTTAAAGACCAAAGACTTGTACCCGTTCCCCGACAATCCGTTTCATGTGGCAGAAGATGAAACACTGTCAGAGTTAGCGGAAAGCATCAAGGAATTTGGCATTGTCACGCCGATAATCACACGCCCGAAAGAGGACGGGGACGGTTATGAAGTGATTGCAGGACAGCGGCGTGTCCGTGCTTCTGAACTTGCAGGGATAAATACCGTGCCTGCGTTTGTCCTGCCCTTAGACCGTGACCGAGCCATCATCACCCTTGTAGACAGCAATTTGCAGCGTGAGAATATCCTGCCATCGGAGCGGGCGTTTGCTTACAAGATGAAATCCGAAGCCATGAAGCGGCAGGGTTTCCGCACAGACTTAACCTCGTCACAAGTTGTGACGAAGTTGCGGACGGACGACAAGGTGGCACAGGGCTTCGGCGTGGGCAGGATGACCGTGCAGCGTTTTATCCGCCTGACGGAACTGATACCGCCGATTTTGCAGATGGTGGACGAGGGGAAAATCGCCCTCACGCCTGCGGTGGAACTGTCCTTCTTGAAGAAAGACGAGCAGGAAAACCTCTTTGCCACGATGGAGAGCGAAGAAGCAACGCCCTCACTCTCACAGGCACAGCGGATGAAACAGTTAAGCCAGAGCGGGCGGCTTGACATGGATACGATATTTGCGATTATGACGGAGGAAAAGGGCAACCAGAAAGAAACCTTGAAAATCAACACAAGCAAGCTGAAAAAATACTTTCCGAAGAACACAACGCCGAAGCAGATGGAGGAAACCATCATCAAACTTTTGGAGCGTGAGTTGCAGAGGAAACGCAACCGTGACAGCCGCTAATCTTCTTTTTTCGGGAAGTAAATACAGAGAGTTGAGGTATGGAGAATGAGAGAAATCCAGTATGAAATCGTAAAGGAAATCGCAGTATTGTCTACGGGCGACAGTGGCTACACAAAGGAAATCAATCTCATTTCATGGAATGGGAAAGAGCCGAAGTATGACATCCGCAGCTTTTCCCCGAACCGTGAAAAGTGCGGCAAGGGAATCACGCTGAACGCTGATGAAGCGGCGGCACTCCTTAAAGCATTACAGAAAGAATTAAACAGCGAGGATTAATGGTATCTGATTGGCAGGGCGGGGACATTTCCAAACTCTTCCCTGCCCTGTCTGGAAAGGAAGATTTAAGTATGGGCGAGGATAAGAAAGCAGATAAAAAGAGAAAGCGTATCGTGCCAAAAGCACCAGTGCAGATGATAATCAGCCGTGAATATGTCGGCACACAGACCGTTACAGAAGCGTTTGTCCCGATTATCTCCGAGGATATTCGGAAGAAGATTGCCGAGGGCGACACCTTCGACAATGAGGGGCTGTCCGCTTAGAATGTACGCAATGGGACATGAAAACAGATAGGACAGATACGGAGGTTTTACAGTATGGCAGGAATCAAAGAAGAAAAGAAAATCTATTTAGTCGGCATTTATTGCCGCTTATCTAAAGACGATGGTACGGATAACGAGAGTGCGAGCATTGCGACACAGAAATCCATCCTCACGGATTATGTGAAAAAGCAGGGATGGCACATAGCAAAAACGTATGTGGACGATGGTTATTCTGGTACAAATTTCCAAAGACCAAGTTTCCAGAATATGATAAAAGACATTGAAAGCGGTCTGATAAACTGCGTGATTACGAAAGATTTATCCCGTCTGGGGAGAAACTATCTTGATTGTGGGTTATATCTGGAAGTTTTCTTCCCAGAGCATAACGTGAGGTATATAGCGGTCAATGACGGCGTAGATACCTTGAATAAATCTGCTATGGACATCACGCCTTTCCGCAACATTTTAAACGAAATGTATGCCGCTGACATATCTGTTAAGATAAAATCGGCATATCGGGCGAGGTTTCAACAGGGGAAATTCATGGGAACTACCGCCCCTTATGGCTATATCAAAGACCCTGCCGACCACAACCATCTGCTGATAGATGATAAAGTGGCACATGTTGTAAAAGAGATATTCGACCTTGCATTAAAAGGGAATGGAGTTGCCAAAATTTGCAGACATCTTAATAAACAGCATATCCTACGCCCTGCCGCTTATGCGGCGGAGCGTGGCGAAACAGGCTTTGAACGTCATTTTGAGGGGAACGAGGACAAACGCTATATTTGGAGTGGGAACAGCGTGAGGAGCATTTTAAGAAGCCCGATATATGCGGGAAATCTTGTAGGCTACAAACGGATTGCCGCCAATATGAAAAGCAAGAAACGCCCCTCTAAGCTGCCCGAAGAATGGGAAGTGATACCCAATACCCATGAGGGAATAGTCACGCAGGAGGAATTTGATATTGTCCAACAGCTTATTACAAGTCGTAGGCTTCCACAGAACAAGGGAGGATTTGTAAATATTTTTGCAGGCGTTATCAAGTGTGTGGACTGCGGATGTGCTCTGCGGGCAATGAACGTACACAGGAGGAAACGCCCAGAGATTATCGACTGTGTACAGTATTCATGTAATAATTATGCAAGAAACGGAAGAAGCGAGTGTAGTGCCCACAATATAGAAGCAAGGGATTTATTCAATGCCGTTCTTGCCGACATCAACTGTTTTGCGGATATGGCAGTGAATGATGAAAAGGCGGTCAGGGCCATAGAAAAGCGGCTCACGGAAACAGACCAGAGCAGGGCGAAAGCATTAGAGAAAGAACGTAAGAAGCTGAACAAACGCCTTGCGGAACTGGACAGGCTGTTTTCCTCTCTCTACGAGGATAAGGTCATGGAGCGTATTACCGAGCGGAATTTTGAGATGATGTCGGGGAAATACCAGAAAGAGCAGCTTGAAATTGAAGCAAGGCTGAAAGAGGTGACGGAAACTCTTAATGAAAGCTACGAGAAATCACGGGGAATCCGTGACTTCCTCGCCCTTATCCGAAATTATCAAGGCTTAAAAGAACTGGATGCAACAGTTATAAACGCACTCATAGACAAGATACTTGTTTCGGAGCGTGAGAAGATGGCAGACGGAACAGTGAAGCAGGAAATCAAGATTTACTATAAATTCATCGGCTTTGTCGATGAATTACATATCATACCTACAAAACGGTGGGCAGCAATGCCCGCTAAAAATTGTACGGTGTGCGGCGTTGAATATGTCCCGGGCTCTGGTGCATCAAGGTATTGTCCTGCTTGTGCCAAGAAGATACGGAGGGAGAAATCAAACGAGAGCAAACGCAGGAGCAGAGAACAGAAAAGGATAGCATGTATGAACTGTCCGCAAAAAATGACCGACTGAAAGAGGACGGGCGGTATGAGCTTATCAGCGGTCACAGGAGGAAAAAGGCTTGCGAGCTTGCAGGGCTTGAAACGCTCAAATGCGAAGTTAAGGAGCTGACCCGTGACGAAGCGATTATTGTCATGGTTGAGAGTAATCTCCAAAGGACGACTATCTTGCCGAGTGAGAAAGCCTTTGCGTATAAGATGCGGCTTGAAGCCATGAAGCGGCAAGGTGAGCGAAGTGATTTAACTTCTCCACCACTGGTGGAGAAGTCGGCGGGAAAAGATGCTTTATCAGTTTCAAAGATTGGTAAAGATACGGGCGACAGCCACGAACAGGTACGCCGTTTTATCCGTCTGACCGAGCTTGTACCCGAAATCCTGCAAATGGTTGATGAACGCCAGATTGCTTTCCGCCCTGCGGTGGAAATCTCCTATCTGTCCGAGGAACAGCAATATACGCTTTTAGAAGCGATGGGCTACAACGATGCCACGCCCTCTCTTGCACAGGCTATCAAGATGAAAAAGTTCATGCAGGAGGGGAAACTCACGGATGAGGTTATCCAGAGCATCATGCAGGAGGAAAAGCCGAACCAGAAAGAGAAGCCCCCCTTTAAGGACGAGCGGATAACCAAGCTCATACCGAAATCCATCCCCAGAGGGCAGGAAACGGATTTTGTCGTAAAAGCGTTGGAATTCTATAACCGCCATTTGCAGCGGAACAAGGCTCACGAGAGGTAAGGCAGGAAAAATAGGGATTTTAGGATGGGACACCGAGGGGGAAGTCTGCCCTTTGGGAAACAGAAAAAATTTTTTAATTTCCCCCTCTCCACACCTCTCCCCCTAGTATATCATAAATTAAGTTGTTGATAGTTTCGGTATCTGGTATAATAGACTTAATAAATATAATTTATGGAGGCTGATTATGCCAGCGTTATCTTATAGCATTACAATATCAGATGAAGAACGTGATTACCTAAAATCATTGATAAAAGCCAGAACTATCCAGGCGCAGGTTGTTGACCGTGCCCGAATATTGCTATGGAAATCCGAAGCCAGGACAGACAAGGCTATCGCAGACGGCC is from Lachnospiraceae bacterium JLR.KK002 and encodes:
- a CDS encoding IS110 family transposase, coding for MISVGIDVSKEKSTVCILKPYGEVVSRPFEVCHVEKELSELTSMLLRLNDDIRVVMEATGIYHLPVLSYLKEKGLFVAVINPFEMKEYRCQGLRRVKTDKQDAITISNYGIDHWYRLKDYEAEESVYAELKLLGRQYRHYMRMRVESVLELTHLLDYTMPGIKTLLKGWNETNGKDKLGDFAEEYWHYDNITKKPEEQFIESYLKWAKEKGYHQSQDKAVKIYALAKEGIPTVPSDTPSTKMLVQEAVRVLREVDNTLMTILTQMQALAKSLPEYPVVRAMGGVGNVLAPKLIAEIGDVRRFHSGKALIAHAGIDAPPYQSGQFMGTERKISKRGSSSLRKIGYEVMRCLKTHKEPADAAVYRFILKKEKEGKSKRAAKIAGLNKFLRIYYARVMEVYQK
- a CDS encoding stage II sporulation protein R, which gives rise to MGEDKKADKKRKRIVPKAPVQMIISREYVGTQTVTEAFVPIISEDIRKKIAEGDTFDNEGLSA
- a CDS encoding PC4/YdbC family ssDNA-binding protein, with translation MREIQYEIVKEIAVLSTGDSGYTKEINLISWNGKEPKYDIRSFSPNREKCGKGITLNADEAAALLKALQKELNSED
- a CDS encoding ParB/RepB/Spo0J family partition protein translates to MKKQDFKVLKTKDLYPFPDNPFHVAEDETLSELAESIKEFGIVTPIITRPKEDGDGYEVIAGQRRVRASELAGINTVPAFVLPLDRDRAIITLVDSNLQRENILPSERAFAYKMKSEAMKRQGFRTDLTSSQVVTKLRTDDKVAQGFGVGRMTVQRFIRLTELIPPILQMVDEGKIALTPAVELSFLKKDEQENLFATMESEEATPSLSQAQRMKQLSQSGRLDMDTIFAIMTEEKGNQKETLKINTSKLKKYFPKNTTPKQMEETIIKLLERELQRKRNRDSR
- a CDS encoding recombinase family protein; translation: MAGIKEEKKIYLVGIYCRLSKDDGTDNESASIATQKSILTDYVKKQGWHIAKTYVDDGYSGTNFQRPSFQNMIKDIESGLINCVITKDLSRLGRNYLDCGLYLEVFFPEHNVRYIAVNDGVDTLNKSAMDITPFRNILNEMYAADISVKIKSAYRARFQQGKFMGTTAPYGYIKDPADHNHLLIDDKVAHVVKEIFDLALKGNGVAKICRHLNKQHILRPAAYAAERGETGFERHFEGNEDKRYIWSGNSVRSILRSPIYAGNLVGYKRIAANMKSKKRPSKLPEEWEVIPNTHEGIVTQEEFDIVQQLITSRRLPQNKGGFVNIFAGVIKCVDCGCALRAMNVHRRKRPEIIDCVQYSCNNYARNGRSECSAHNIEARDLFNAVLADINCFADMAVNDEKAVRAIEKRLTETDQSRAKALEKERKKLNKRLAELDRLFSSLYEDKVMERITERNFEMMSGKYQKEQLEIEARLKEVTETLNESYEKSRGIRDFLALIRNYQGLKELDATVINALIDKILVSEREKMADGTVKQEIKIYYKFIGFVDELHIIPTKRWAAMPAKNCTVCGVEYVPGSGASRYCPACAKKIRREKSNESKRRSREQKRIACMNCPQKMTD
- a CDS encoding AAA family ATPase encodes the protein MQKLQTVNAETLLYEPLEKPSFVVDSLIPTGLSLFCGSQKIGKSWLMLKLCLCVSQGIPLWDMPTMEGDVLYLCLEDTFCRIQDRLFRLTDEASGRLHFAVASCKLSDGLIVQLEDYLKDYPDSRLIVIDTLQKVRTASKDNAYASDYGDISLIKDFADRHSLAVIVVHHIRKQNDSDVFNKVSGTTGLTGSADATFVLEKEKRASDTAKLYVTGRDTPYQEYTLRFRDCRWELVERKTQEQLAKETIPDVLFRLVDFMRDKEEWIGTATELLAAMGETETIPTVITKWLNEYRTTFLSENRICYQYSRRKDGRRIALARRAGDSGDGGDSDIRIPPCYCH
- a CDS encoding sigma-70 family RNA polymerase sigma factor, with the protein product MVKYAPRKVYIRESGGYVELSYTEFCRCRESDQTYMDKLFIPIQGCLLEVVREQYTDFYRDKERWRYLQKLDTKNRLLSLDGFTDSEGNPLDFITDEAVDIAETVVNAVMVDRLKAALPLLSDSEQELIQAIFFDGLSEREVGARLGITQSVVNKRKARILIKLRKIIEN
- the tet(O) gene encoding tetracycline resistance ribosomal protection protein Tet(O), with protein sequence MKIINLGILAHVDAGKTTLTESLLYTSGAIAELGSVDEGTTRTDTMNLERQRGITIQTAVTSFQWEDVKVNIIDTPGHMDFLAEVYRSLSVLDGAVLLVSAKDGIQAQTRILFHALQIMKIPTIFFINKIDQEGIDLPMVYREMKAKLSSEIIVKQKVGQHPHINVTDNDDMEQWDAVIMGNDELLEKYMSGKPFKMSELEQEENRRFQNGTLFPVYHGSAKNNLGIRQLIEVIASKFYSSTPEGQSELCGQVFKIEYSEKRRRFVYVRIYSGTLHLRDVIRISEKEKIKITEMCVPTNGELYSSDTACSGDIVILPNDVLQLNSILGNEILLPQRKFIENPLPMLQTTIAVKKSEQREILLGALTEISDGDPLLKYYVDTTTHEIILSFLGNVQMEVICAILEEKYHVEAEIKEPTVIYMERPLRKAEYTIHIEVPPNPFWASVGLSIEPLPIGSGVQYESRVSLGYLNQSFQNAVMEGVLYGCEQGLYGWKVTDCKICFEYGLYYSPVSTPADFRLLSPIVLEQALKKAGTELLEPYLHFEIYAPQEYLSRAYHDAPRYCADIVSTQIKNDEVILKGEIPARCIQEYRNDLTYFTNGQGVCLTELKGYQPAIGKFICQPRRPNSRIDKVRHMFHKLA
- a CDS encoding sigma-70 family RNA polymerase sigma factor yields the protein MAYNHGREDRKWRIWKEAEEKLLRECGVDEATIEQIRMADRADFNSNRRFYRWTNDVAEYLEDMAGRERQAEVGTVAELLEEIESENLYQVLVTVDGRTLKIVLLKMQGYSTKEIAPLVHLTTGAIYARLDHLRKKLRKIL
- the mobV gene encoding MobV family relaxase, with the translated sequence MPYAILRFQKRKAGGVAACERHNERKKEAYKSNPDIDMERSKNNYHLIAPPKYTYKKEINRMVAEAGCRTRKDSVMMVETLITASPEFMNQLPPEEQKAYFQTALDFISERVGKQNILSAVVHMDERTPHMHLCFVPITPDNKLSAKAILGNQKSLSEWQTAYHERMSSRWNQLERGQSSMETKRKHVPTWLYKLGGRLDKQYEEIVSALSDINAFNAGKKRDKALDLLSAWLPDVEKFSKEIGKQQAYIDSLKERIGQESDYAGRMRDEKYEQELKVQKANQKIFELQRTNEQMGRLLSKIPPEVLEELQKNHRSRAKER
- a CDS encoding cysteine-rich KTR domain-containing protein; the protein is MMKCEWILCPVCGSKTRNKIRKDTVLENYPLYCPKCRQERLIKVDNLKITVIKEPDA